The Bacteroidota bacterium genome includes the window GCTGAAAGCGTGTATTTTTTTATCAATTTCCATAAGGAATCATCAGCAATGAGCGCATGTTTTATTACTTCAGCAAATCCTGAACTTAGTTGCCTTTTTGATAGTGTAGTAGTAAAAGCTGGGTAAACAAACACTGCTTTTGGGTTCGAAAATAAACCAACCATATTTTTTTGTGAAAGCAAATCTACTCCAACTTTTCCGCCTATAGATGCATCTACTTGAGCGAGTAAGGTGGTTGGAAAATTCACAAAATCGATTCCGCGTTTGTAGGTACTTGCCACAAATCCTCCTAAATCGCATATTACTCCACCTCCTAAATTAATAAGTAAAGTATTTCTATCGGCTTTAATGTGACTGAGTTGTTCCCATATTTTAATACAGGTGTTGATGTTTTTATTTTGTTCCCCACTTTCAATTTCAATAAAGAGGGCATTTTTTAAAAAATCAATTTCAATGAGTAGGGGAGATAAACAGTGTTTACTCGTATTTTCATCCAACAATACAACAAAATTTGAATACCTATTTTTTATGTTCGAAAAATAGTCATTAGTTAATTCGTAAAAATTGGAACAAAAAAAAGCTGAATAGCCTGTAGATTTAATTTCAAGTGCTCTCAATGTATCGATTTTAGGTACAAAGAAACAAAATTCTTTAGTAGTAAATAGTTCATAAATTAACTTTAAGATGCAAGTATTTGCGAAGTTGCTACTTTTAAATTGAAGCAATTCATTTAATAGCAATGCAATTTAAATCGAAATAGCATGATCCACGCTATCTATGGTTAAACCTAGCATGTAGTTGAAAAGTAGTTAATATTATTACCTATATTTTGTGACTAATTTCAGATTATCCTCCATGTATTTTTACTAATATTGTAGCTAGTCCAAGTAAATAACAATATCATTTCAAACTCACTTTTATCCCATGAAGAATACAAGAAAAACTAAGTTAAGTTTAGTACTATCGATTTTCTGTTTTTTAGTAATTGCTCCGTCTATTTCAATGGCGCAAGTTAGCACAACAACTAAGTTAGATTATAAAAACAATCCGGTTTGGATTAGTATGATGAATGATCCAAATGCAAATTATTACGAAACTGTAAAGGCATTTAGAGAATTTTTTAGCGATAGATTTCTCCCTGAGGAGCCATGGGATAGAGCACAAGAAGGTGGCGATCCTTTTGAAAAGGAAGTTGGTTTGGAAGTGGAAGATGGAAGCGGTAAAAAAAGTGCAAACGAAATAAAAAGAGAAAGCTACAAGCAAGACCCCAATGAAGCCAATTATGCCGAAGAGGTGCGCGCATTTAAAGGTTGGTTTTACAGCACCAAACCTTGGGTTCAAAGCGATGGTACAATATTGAGCCCTGCGCAACAACAAGTCATTATTGAGAAACAACAAAATGAGTTGAAAGAAGCAGAAAAAATAAACAATAAAAAATAATCTCAACAAATTTATTTATATGAAAAAGATAGTTAATAGCCTAGTTCTTTTAGTAGTTTTTGCTTCAAGCGCTTTTGCTCAATTGGCGAATTGGTCGCCAGGAAATAATGCTGCGTATACCAATTTTCCGGTGAATGTTTCAGGTCAGATTAATGGCTTTTGCCGAATTAGTCAAATGAAATTTCATGCAAGCGACCCAAATAAAATGTATGCAGTTACAGGAGAAGGTGGTTTTTTTAGCACTACCGATGGAGGTGTTAATTGGACAGTACGACCCGGCACTGAAAATCTTACCGGCGGTTGTGCTTCTTTATGTATTGATTATACAAATGATCAAGTAATTTATTTGGGTTCTGGTGATGCAAATTATTATTCGAATGGACAAGGTATTTATAAATCAACCAATGGTGGAACAAGTTTTACAGCAACCAGTCTCACCAATTGTTTGGTAATTGAAATACTGCAGGATCCATCAAACCCAGCCACATTTGTCGCTGCAACCAACAAAGGAATTTATAAATCAATTAATAATGGTTCAACTTGGACCGCATCAACTTTGACTAGCATTCAGTTTTGTGATTTAGTTCGAAATGCTGCAACCAATTCAAGTACACTCTATGCTTGCACACGCGAAAACTCTAGTCGATTTTTTCGTTCAACTGATTTTGGGAGTACCTGGACTCAAATTACTTCTGGAATTACCACAGCAGTTAATTTTATTCAAGCAGGTGGAAGAATTGGTGTAACGCCTGCTGATCCAAATGTGGTTTATTTTGAAGCTATTGGTGGTGGTGGCATTGTGCATAAATCAATTGATGGTGGTTTAAATTTTACAGTTAGTAAACCCGAAGGAACCGGTACCCTCGCTGCTCCATACATTACTTTTTACGATTACAATAACGCCAATACACTTACCGGACAAGGGAATTATAACAACGCTATTTGTGTTGATGCTACTGATCCGTCGAAGTTATGGATACAAGCGCACAATACATGGCTTTCTACTGATAATGGAGTTACCTGGACCGAAATTACACACTGGTCAACTAAGGTACATACCGATATGCACCAATTGTCGCAAAGCCCTTTTAATTCATCAAAATTGTACAGCTGTAATGATGGAGGTGTATGGTTAAGCACCGATGGTGGTAATAATTGGAATCCTACCAGCAATGGACTTTACGCTTATGAAATTTATAATAATTGTGGAAAAAGTAGCAATACCGATCGAAACTATATAGCTCTTGGAACACAAGATAATGGGAGAGTTTTTAGGAATGCAATTGGTTTTTTTACCGATCGAGGTGGAGATGATACACGTCAAAAAGAATTTGATTATTTACCTAATGGTGGATTTTATTATGAAAAAACACAACTCAATCGTAAGGCTGTAAGTACCGGAACTACTGCTTCTGCAGGATTCAAAACCAGTGGTAATTTTTGGGAGTATCTGGCATTTAACAGGTCTAACACCAACTTGGGTTTTATGTGGTTTACGAACAATAATTTGTACCGTACTACAAATTTATCTACTGCTCCACCTGTATGGGATTCTGTATTTACTTTTACTGCACCGGTAACAGCCATGCACAGTTGTATAGCCGATCCTACTAGGTTATATGTAATCACCAACGACGCAAAAATTCAAGTTTGTTCTAATGCTTTAGATGTAACACCTACCTTTACTACATTTAATTTACCTTCAGCTTCAGGTACTTTAGCCAGCATTGCCACAATTGCCAACGATGCAAATAAGGTATATATTTCTATAAACAATAAAGTATATTATTCAAGTAATGGTGGCGCAACTTGGACTGATATAACCTTCAATCTTCCCAATGTAAATCATCGAAAAATTTTAGCTGAGGAATTTGGAGGAAGCCAAGAACTGGTATTTATAGCAACCAACAACGCTGTGTATTATAAGAAAGCTGGGCAAGTTACCTGGACCAATTACAGCACTAATTTACCAAGCCGAAGAGCTCCCACAAACTTTACCATGTTCGATGATGGATCGAATCAAGCCGCTATTCGATTTTATACCTATGGTCGTGGAGTTTGGGAAACACCTTTTTCAAATTTACGTGCTGTAAATGCACAAATAGCTGTAACTGCTGAAGCAAATCCCGACTGTAATACGCATACAGTAAGCTATGGGGATGCATCTTTAGGAAATATTGTTTCCTATGCATGGACCTTCACTGGTGGAACACCTTCCTCATCTACTCTACCCAATCCTACGGTTAGTTATAGTTCAAACGGAACATACAGTGTTACATTAGTAGTAACAGATGCTGCAAGCAATACTTCATCTCAAACTATTTCAAAAAGTGTGCAGTTGATTCCTGTAATTAAACCTGCTGTAACCATTAGTCCCAACCCTCCTGCAGCTACTTTCTGTACAGGAGGTGCTGTAAATTTAACAGCTAGTGGTGGCGCTTCTCCAAGTATTGTTGAACTCGGAACCGGAACAACTGCATCCATCGGTAATTCATCTAGCAGCACTTTAGGGCCTAATCCATTACAAAATTGGTATGGTGGTTCAAAGCAACTCATGTTGTTTACCCAAGTTGAATTAAATAATCTTGGATTGACTTCAGGTGCTCAAATTTCGTCTATCGCAGTAAATATGCCAGCTGCAATAACTGCATATGTACTGCAGAATTTACAAGTTAAAGTTCAAAATACTTCTTTAACTACGCTAAGTGCTTTTGTAACGAGTGGTTGGACTATCGTTAGAAATGCCGCCAATTACACTTTATCGGGTACTGGATGGAATACCATTGCTTTTAATTCAAATTATACTTGGGATGGAATTAGTAATTTATTAATTGAAGTAAATTATTCAAATAATAATGGTGGTTCTTCAGGCAATACAGCACTTTATGGGGCTACTTCTAATATTAGCACACTCCTTTATAGAGCCGATAATGTTACTGCTACAGCAGTTGATACTTATA containing:
- the aroB gene encoding 3-dehydroquinate synthase — protein: MRALEIKSTGYSAFFCSNFYELTNDYFSNIKNRYSNFVVLLDENTSKHCLSPLLIEIDFLKNALFIEIESGEQNKNINTCIKIWEQLSHIKADRNTLLINLGGGVICDLGGFVASTYKRGIDFVNFPTTLLAQVDASIGGKVGVDLLSQKNMVGLFSNPKAVFVYPAFTTTLSKRQLSSGFAEVIKHALIADDSLWKLIKKYTLSANTVSPFIEKSIRIKNQVVKQDFEEKNLRKVLNFGHTIGHAIESLSLQKDKNPLLHGEAIRIGMLCESYLSHKIAGLSKKQFNEIIQYLIADLPANKIKLADFATLLDFMRNDKKNQETTINFSLLTEIGKCKINCTSSSELIYESLEFYRKLRG